A genome region from Streptomyces pratensis includes the following:
- a CDS encoding pectate lyase family protein: MTWKLRPRTARRAAAAFALLLGSLALQPGAQAATTAPETAPEASSPGRDLGREVLADNDGWAAEGTGTTGGSAADEEHVLTVRNRAQLAAALDGGSSVPKIIRVAGTIDANTDDRGRRLDCADYATDGYGLDAYLAAYDPRTWGGAKPAGPQEDARKASAARQAERVELLVGSNTTIVGLGTGAVLKGASLQVKDADNVIIRNLELRDAYDCFPAWQPNTGGLGDWKTAYDTLWLRGATHVWVDHVTASDKGHPDDREPTYFGRNYLRHDGLLDITNGSDLVTVSWSRFADHDKAMLIGNGDGVTTDRGKLRVTLHHNEFNSVVQRAPRVRFGQVHLYNNRYVIPEDGDHRYSLGVSTESRIVAENNAFEAPGHVEAADLLKSWNGSALTQRGTVFNGFPVDLVSIYNAYNSGSETDLATDTGWTPALHGPVDSAERAAADVARGAGAGRAAR; this comes from the coding sequence ATGACCTGGAAGCTCCGCCCCCGTACCGCGCGCCGCGCCGCCGCCGCGTTCGCCCTGCTGCTGGGCAGCCTGGCCCTACAGCCGGGCGCCCAGGCGGCCACCACGGCACCGGAGACGGCGCCGGAAGCCTCCTCACCCGGCCGGGACCTCGGCCGGGAGGTGCTCGCCGACAACGACGGCTGGGCCGCGGAAGGCACGGGAACGACCGGCGGCTCGGCCGCCGACGAGGAACACGTCCTCACCGTGCGCAACCGGGCCCAGCTCGCCGCGGCGCTCGACGGAGGCAGTTCCGTCCCCAAGATCATCCGTGTGGCGGGCACGATCGACGCCAACACCGACGACCGGGGACGGCGGCTGGACTGCGCCGACTACGCCACCGACGGCTACGGCCTGGACGCGTACCTGGCAGCCTACGACCCCCGCACGTGGGGCGGGGCCAAGCCGGCCGGACCGCAGGAGGACGCCCGCAAGGCGTCCGCCGCCCGCCAGGCCGAACGCGTCGAACTGCTCGTCGGGTCGAACACCACGATCGTCGGTCTCGGCACCGGCGCCGTGCTCAAGGGCGCGAGCCTCCAGGTCAAGGACGCCGACAACGTCATCATCCGCAATCTCGAACTCCGCGACGCCTACGACTGCTTCCCCGCCTGGCAGCCGAACACCGGTGGTCTCGGCGACTGGAAGACCGCCTACGACACGCTGTGGCTGCGCGGCGCCACCCACGTCTGGGTCGACCACGTCACGGCGAGCGACAAGGGCCACCCGGACGACCGCGAGCCCACCTACTTCGGGCGCAACTACCTGCGCCACGACGGGCTGCTCGACATCACCAACGGATCCGACCTCGTCACCGTCTCGTGGAGCCGGTTCGCCGACCACGACAAGGCGATGCTCATCGGCAACGGAGACGGCGTGACCACCGACCGGGGCAAGCTCCGCGTCACCCTGCACCACAACGAGTTCAACTCCGTCGTGCAGCGTGCTCCACGGGTCCGCTTCGGCCAGGTCCACCTCTACAACAACCGTTACGTCATCCCCGAGGACGGTGACCACCGCTACTCCCTGGGCGTCTCCACCGAGTCCCGGATCGTCGCCGAGAACAACGCGTTCGAGGCCCCGGGGCACGTCGAGGCCGCCGACCTGCTGAAGAGCTGGAACGGCAGCGCCCTCACCCAGCGCGGCACGGTGTTCAACGGCTTCCCGGTCGACCTGGTCTCCATCTACAACGCCTACAACTCGGGCAGCGAGACCGATCTCGCCACCGACACCGGCTGGACACCCGCCCTGCACGGCCCCGTCGACAGCGCCGAACGCGCCGCCGCCGACGTGGCCCGCGGAGCCGGAGCGGGGAGGGCGGCCCGATGA
- a CDS encoding carbohydrate ABC transporter permease, whose product MTAALVEKKDARTPGTSRGNSTPPPSSHRRTKRERAFDDVPRWQIYLPLGIYLLFTLIPFYWMFLFAVRPAGSTSLVPWPMTGAHFSKVWNERSFAVFFQNSMLVGVATLIATTLVALAGGYALARFNFKIKGAFMLALLCSQFIPGALMLVPLFEIFKNLQMINSLGSVVIAETVFQLPLSIILISGFIKNVPISLEEAAWVDGCSRFKAFRTVVLPLLRPGLIAVGSFAFVHSWNHFLFALMFLSEQDKQTIPVGLNTLIGADSVDLGALAAGGVIAAVPVVIVFAFIQKWLITGFSAGAVKG is encoded by the coding sequence GTGACTGCCGCACTCGTGGAGAAGAAGGACGCCCGCACGCCGGGAACGTCCCGGGGGAACTCCACCCCGCCGCCCTCCTCGCACCGCCGCACCAAGCGCGAGCGTGCCTTCGACGACGTACCGCGCTGGCAGATCTATCTGCCGCTCGGCATCTACCTCCTCTTCACCCTCATCCCGTTCTACTGGATGTTCCTCTTCGCCGTACGGCCCGCCGGCTCCACCTCGCTGGTGCCCTGGCCGATGACGGGGGCCCACTTCTCCAAGGTCTGGAACGAGCGCAGCTTCGCCGTCTTCTTCCAGAACAGCATGCTCGTCGGCGTCGCGACGCTCATCGCCACGACCCTGGTCGCGCTGGCCGGCGGCTACGCCCTGGCCCGGTTCAACTTCAAGATCAAGGGCGCCTTCATGCTGGCGCTGCTCTGCTCGCAGTTCATCCCGGGCGCCCTGATGCTCGTGCCGCTCTTCGAGATCTTCAAGAACCTCCAGATGATCAACTCCCTCGGGAGCGTCGTCATCGCGGAGACCGTCTTCCAGCTGCCCCTGTCGATCATCCTGATCAGCGGCTTCATCAAGAACGTCCCGATCTCCCTGGAGGAGGCCGCCTGGGTGGACGGCTGCTCGCGCTTCAAGGCGTTCCGCACCGTCGTCCTGCCCCTGCTGCGCCCCGGGCTGATCGCGGTCGGGTCGTTCGCCTTCGTCCACAGCTGGAACCACTTCCTGTTCGCCCTGATGTTCCTCAGCGAACAGGACAAGCAGACGATCCCGGTCGGCCTCAACACCCTGATCGGCGCCGACAGCGTCGACCTGGGGGCGCTGGCCGCCGGCGGTGTCATCGCCGCCGTGCCCGTGGTGATCGTCTTCGCCTTCATCCAGAAGTGGCTCATCACCGGCTTCAGCGCCGGCGCCGTGAAGGGATGA
- the araD gene encoding L-arabinonate dehydratase — protein sequence MSDDGTAGRRIAPEELRSHQWYGTDGLRSFSHRARTRQLGYLPEEHLGKPVIAILNTWSDINPCHVHLRERAQAVKRGVWQAGGFPLEFPVSTLSETFQKPTPMLYRNMLAMETEELLRSYPVDGTVLLGGCDKSTPALLMGAASVDLPTVFVPAGPMLPGHWRNEVLGSGTDMWKYWDDKRAGLIGDCEMAELENGLARSPGHCMTMGTASTLTAAAEALGVTVPGASSIPAVDSGHDRMAAQSGIRIVELVWQQLKLSRILTADAYEDAVATVLALGGSTNAVIHLIAMAGRSGVKLTLDDFDRIARTVPVLANLRPGGKYLMEDFHFAGGLPGFLAQLTDVLHLDRPTVTHGTMREQLDGALVHNTDVIRERENPLAEEGGVAVLRGNLCPDGAVIKHIAAEPHLLRHTGPAVVFDDYKEMQRTINDPALALTPDHVLVLRNAGPKGGPGMPEYGMLPIPDYLLKQGVRDMVRLSDARMSGTSYGACVLHIAPESFVGGPLALVRTGDLITLDVEARLLHLDVSDEELELRRSEWTEPPARYGRGYGALYQDQITQADTGCDFTFLARQGEVPDPYAG from the coding sequence ATGAGCGACGACGGCACGGCGGGCCGCCGCATAGCCCCCGAGGAGCTGCGCAGCCACCAGTGGTACGGCACGGACGGGCTCCGCTCGTTCAGCCACCGCGCCCGCACCCGGCAGCTCGGCTACCTCCCCGAGGAGCACCTGGGCAAGCCGGTCATCGCGATCCTCAACACCTGGTCCGACATCAACCCCTGCCACGTCCACCTGCGTGAACGCGCGCAGGCGGTCAAGCGGGGTGTCTGGCAGGCGGGCGGCTTCCCGCTCGAATTCCCGGTCTCCACGCTCTCGGAGACCTTCCAGAAGCCCACCCCGATGCTCTACCGCAACATGCTGGCGATGGAGACGGAGGAGCTGCTGCGCTCCTACCCCGTCGACGGCACCGTGCTGCTGGGCGGCTGCGACAAGTCCACGCCGGCGCTGCTGATGGGCGCCGCGTCCGTGGACCTGCCGACGGTCTTCGTGCCCGCCGGACCCATGCTGCCGGGACACTGGCGCAACGAGGTCCTGGGCTCCGGCACGGACATGTGGAAGTACTGGGACGACAAGCGGGCCGGCCTGATCGGCGACTGCGAGATGGCCGAGCTGGAGAACGGGCTCGCCCGCTCTCCCGGCCACTGCATGACGATGGGCACCGCCTCGACCCTGACGGCCGCCGCCGAGGCGCTGGGCGTCACGGTGCCGGGTGCCTCGTCCATCCCGGCCGTGGACTCCGGTCACGACCGGATGGCGGCACAGTCCGGGATCCGCATCGTCGAACTGGTGTGGCAGCAGCTGAAGCTGTCGCGGATCCTCACGGCGGACGCCTACGAGGACGCGGTCGCCACGGTCCTGGCGCTCGGCGGCTCCACCAACGCCGTCATCCACCTGATCGCGATGGCGGGCCGCTCCGGGGTGAAGCTCACCCTGGACGACTTCGACCGTATCGCCCGCACCGTGCCCGTCCTCGCCAACCTCCGCCCCGGCGGGAAATACCTGATGGAGGACTTCCACTTCGCCGGAGGACTGCCCGGATTCCTGGCGCAGCTCACCGACGTGCTCCACCTCGACCGGCCCACCGTCACGCACGGCACCATGCGCGAACAGCTCGACGGCGCGCTCGTCCACAACACCGACGTCATCCGGGAGCGTGAGAACCCGCTGGCCGAGGAGGGCGGGGTGGCGGTCCTGCGCGGCAACCTCTGCCCGGACGGCGCGGTCATCAAGCACATCGCCGCCGAGCCGCACCTGCTGCGCCACACCGGTCCCGCCGTCGTCTTCGACGACTACAAGGAGATGCAGCGCACCATCAACGACCCGGCCCTGGCCCTCACCCCGGACCACGTGCTGGTGCTCCGCAACGCCGGCCCCAAGGGCGGCCCCGGCATGCCGGAGTACGGCATGCTGCCGATCCCGGACTACCTGCTGAAGCAGGGCGTACGGGACATGGTGCGGCTCTCCGACGCCCGCATGAGCGGCACCAGTTACGGCGCGTGCGTCCTGCACATCGCACCCGAGTCCTTCGTCGGCGGGCCGCTCGCCCTGGTCCGCACCGGTGACCTGATCACGCTGGACGTGGAGGCGCGGCTCCTCCACCTCGACGTGTCCGACGAGGAGCTGGAACTCCGCAGGTCCGAGTGGACCGAGCCGCCCGCACGTTACGGGCGCGGCTACGGGGCGCTCTACCAGGACCAGATCACCCAGGCCGACACCGGCTGCGACTTCACGTTCCTGGCCCGCCAGGGAGAGGTGCCCGACCCGTACGCGGGCTGA
- a CDS encoding ABC transporter substrate-binding protein: MNISKTLRGRAATAVSLTAVLALAATGCGDDGSDTGTEGSGKGEITFWDNNGGPRTAIWTEIIKDFEKKNPDIKVKYVPIPIADVQSKYDTAIAGGGLPDVGGVGTAYLANMVSQEALEPVNDRLEKSSLKGKLVESMAESVRSAAGRGDDMYTVPTSANNGVLWYRTDLFEQAGLEAPTTWANFYASADKLTDAKDNKFGYTIRGGAGSIAQALDAVYGQSGITEFWDGEKTTLNDPKNVAALEKYAGLFKKTTPAADVNNDFTKMVAQWDTGTIGMLSHNLGSYQDHLKALGEDKFAGIPAPIGDGGARVQVSNPVDGLGLFRSSKNKNAAWKFIEFAASHESNSKWNKSAGAIPANTEAAKDPWINESEPTSLAAKALTDGSTKIVDLPYYLPDWNNISKADNEPEFQKLLLGKVTAKDFLDKMAEELNASQKEWKELGNG, from the coding sequence ATGAACATCTCGAAGACGCTCCGGGGGCGTGCCGCGACCGCGGTGTCCCTCACCGCGGTCCTGGCCCTCGCCGCCACCGGCTGTGGCGACGACGGAAGTGACACGGGCACGGAGGGCAGCGGGAAGGGCGAGATCACCTTCTGGGACAACAACGGCGGTCCACGCACCGCCATCTGGACCGAGATCATCAAGGACTTCGAGAAGAAGAACCCGGACATCAAGGTCAAGTACGTCCCGATCCCGATCGCCGACGTCCAGTCCAAGTACGACACGGCCATCGCCGGCGGCGGCCTGCCCGACGTGGGCGGCGTCGGCACCGCGTACCTGGCCAACATGGTGTCCCAGGAAGCCCTGGAGCCGGTCAACGACCGGCTGGAGAAGTCGTCGCTGAAGGGCAAGCTCGTCGAGAGCATGGCCGAGAGCGTCAGATCCGCCGCCGGCCGGGGCGACGACATGTACACCGTGCCGACCTCCGCGAACAACGGTGTGCTCTGGTACCGCACCGACCTGTTCGAGCAGGCAGGCCTGGAGGCGCCCACCACCTGGGCCAACTTCTACGCGTCCGCCGACAAGCTCACGGACGCGAAGGACAACAAGTTCGGCTACACCATCCGCGGTGGCGCCGGCTCCATCGCGCAGGCCCTGGACGCGGTCTACGGCCAGAGCGGCATCACGGAGTTCTGGGACGGCGAGAAGACGACCCTGAACGACCCGAAGAACGTCGCCGCGCTGGAGAAGTACGCGGGCCTCTTCAAGAAGACGACGCCGGCCGCCGACGTCAACAACGACTTCACCAAGATGGTCGCCCAGTGGGACACCGGCACCATCGGGATGCTCAGCCACAACCTGGGCTCCTACCAGGACCACCTGAAGGCGCTCGGCGAGGACAAGTTCGCCGGGATACCCGCCCCCATCGGGGACGGCGGCGCGCGCGTCCAGGTCTCCAACCCCGTCGACGGTCTCGGCCTGTTCCGGTCCAGCAAGAACAAGAACGCGGCCTGGAAGTTCATCGAGTTCGCGGCCTCGCACGAGTCGAACAGCAAGTGGAACAAGTCCGCGGGCGCCATCCCGGCGAACACCGAGGCGGCAAAGGACCCGTGGATCAACGAGTCCGAGCCGACCTCGCTCGCCGCGAAGGCCCTCACCGACGGTTCCACCAAGATCGTCGACCTGCCGTACTACCTGCCCGACTGGAACAACATCAGCAAGGCCGACAACGAGCCCGAGTTCCAGAAGCTGCTCCTCGGCAAGGTCACGGCCAAGGACTTCCTGGACAAGATGGCCGAAGAGCTGAACGCCTCCCAGAAGGAGTGGAAGGAGCTGGGCAACGGCTGA
- a CDS encoding rhamnogalacturonan acetylesterase: MSLTRRQTAAALLALPLALGATPALAHGGGGGRPRPRTIHIAGDSTAAQKYADAAPETGWGMALPFFLGRTLDVANHAVNGRSSKSFIDEGRLTALLDGVRPGDVVLIQFGHNDEKTEDPARGTDPYTTYQEYLRQYVEGARSRRAEPVLITPVERRRFAEDGTARPTHGEYPAAMRALASEERVTLLDIQALSLARWQELGPDGTEAYFNWLEPGESPNYPDGKKDNTHFRPAGAVDVARTTARALLDGRVLTPRDLRRLDEPVPGTWITWPQA; encoded by the coding sequence GTGTCACTCACCCGTAGACAGACGGCAGCCGCGCTCCTCGCGCTGCCCCTCGCCCTCGGCGCCACCCCCGCACTCGCACACGGTGGCGGAGGGGGCAGGCCCCGGCCCAGGACGATCCACATCGCCGGCGACTCGACGGCGGCCCAGAAGTACGCCGACGCCGCGCCCGAGACCGGCTGGGGCATGGCCCTTCCCTTCTTCCTCGGCCGTACGCTCGACGTCGCCAACCATGCGGTGAACGGCCGGAGTTCCAAGAGCTTCATCGACGAGGGCCGTCTCACCGCCCTCCTGGACGGCGTCCGGCCGGGCGACGTCGTCCTGATCCAGTTCGGTCACAACGACGAGAAGACCGAGGACCCCGCCCGCGGCACCGACCCGTACACCACGTACCAGGAGTACCTGCGCCAGTACGTCGAGGGCGCCCGCTCCCGGCGCGCGGAGCCCGTGCTGATCACCCCGGTCGAACGCCGGCGCTTCGCCGAGGACGGCACCGCCAGGCCCACCCACGGGGAGTACCCCGCCGCGATGCGCGCCCTCGCGTCGGAGGAGCGTGTGACCCTGCTCGACATCCAGGCGCTGTCCCTCGCCCGCTGGCAGGAACTCGGCCCCGACGGGACCGAGGCCTACTTCAACTGGCTGGAGCCGGGCGAGTCGCCGAACTACCCCGACGGCAAGAAGGACAACACCCACTTCCGGCCCGCCGGGGCCGTGGACGTGGCCAGGACGACCGCCCGCGCCCTGCTGGACGGGCGTGTGCTCACCCCGCGCGACCTGCGCCGTCTCGACGAGCCGGTGCCCGGGACGTGGATCACCTGGCCGCAGGCCTGA
- a CDS encoding carbohydrate ABC transporter permease, with protein sequence MAQSAAVATPPPKGKASKRRSATPRRLPYLLIAPAGLLMLGFIAYPVISVFYYSLQNYNVTKPWRNGFAGFDNFIKIFTEDELFWPSLGFSAQWVIVQVTLQLALGLALALIVNQTFIGRGISRAMVFSPWAVSGVLTSTIWILLYNSSTGFSRYLADAGIGEYGTSVLSDTGTVFWAATVAELWRGVPFFAILILADLQSVSKELYEAASVDGAGRMRQFFHITLPHLRDAIILATLLRGVWEFNNVDLLYTLTGGGPAGETTTLPLYVANTGIEGHDFGYASALTTVAFVILLFCSIVYLRLSKFGGDNK encoded by the coding sequence ATGGCCCAATCCGCAGCCGTGGCCACACCGCCCCCCAAGGGGAAGGCGTCCAAGCGCCGCTCGGCCACACCCCGCCGCCTGCCGTATCTGCTGATCGCGCCGGCGGGCCTGCTGATGCTGGGCTTCATCGCCTACCCGGTGATCAGCGTCTTCTACTACAGCCTGCAGAACTACAACGTCACCAAGCCGTGGCGGAACGGCTTCGCCGGCTTCGACAACTTCATCAAGATCTTCACCGAGGACGAGCTGTTCTGGCCGTCGCTCGGCTTCAGCGCCCAGTGGGTCATCGTCCAGGTGACCCTGCAGCTCGCGCTCGGTCTCGCACTCGCGCTCATCGTCAACCAGACCTTCATCGGCCGCGGCATATCCCGCGCCATGGTCTTCTCGCCCTGGGCCGTCTCCGGTGTGCTGACCAGCACCATCTGGATCCTGCTCTACAACTCCTCGACCGGCTTCAGCCGCTACCTCGCGGACGCCGGGATCGGTGAGTACGGCACCTCGGTCCTCTCCGACACCGGCACCGTCTTCTGGGCGGCGACCGTCGCGGAACTCTGGCGCGGAGTCCCCTTCTTCGCCATCCTCATCCTCGCCGACCTGCAGTCCGTGTCCAAGGAGCTCTACGAGGCGGCCTCGGTGGACGGCGCGGGCCGGATGCGGCAGTTCTTCCACATCACCCTCCCGCACCTGCGCGACGCGATCATCCTGGCCACCCTCCTGCGCGGGGTCTGGGAGTTCAACAACGTCGACCTGCTCTACACCCTCACCGGCGGCGGGCCCGCCGGTGAGACCACCACCTTGCCCCTCTACGTCGCCAACACAGGCATCGAGGGCCACGACTTCGGATACGCGTCCGCGCTCACCACCGTCGCCTTCGTGATCCTCCTCTTCTGCTCGATCGTCTATCTGCGCCTGAGCAAGTTCGGAGGCGACAACAAGTGA
- a CDS encoding PmoA family protein, producing MTTALLSCAGRPVGRYSYRPGTDSRPYLHPVTTLAGTPVTEERPADHIHHLGASVAVPDVAGHNFWGGRTFVRDQGPTELDNHGTQRHLGWKLRDPDGFVEELSWEAGGTELLREHRTVAASELSDTAWALDFSFSLTNRGATDLSIGSPATNGRPGAGYGGFFWRAPKESAAPAVFSGTLDGEQAVHGKAADWLALVGDGWTLVFAGATDETRRDPWFVRTTEYPGVGSSLAADRRLPVPAGATVVRRVVTVVADGRLDRDAAAAHVRKAVAA from the coding sequence ATGACCACCGCACTCCTCAGCTGCGCCGGACGCCCCGTCGGGCGCTACAGCTACCGGCCCGGGACGGACAGCCGGCCCTACCTGCACCCCGTCACCACCCTCGCGGGCACCCCCGTCACCGAGGAGCGCCCGGCCGACCACATCCACCACCTGGGTGCCTCCGTCGCGGTGCCCGACGTGGCCGGACACAACTTCTGGGGCGGCCGCACCTTCGTACGCGACCAGGGCCCCACCGAGCTCGACAACCACGGGACGCAGCGCCACCTCGGCTGGAAGCTCCGCGACCCGGACGGCTTCGTGGAGGAGCTCAGCTGGGAGGCCGGCGGCACCGAGCTGCTGCGCGAGCACCGCACCGTCGCCGCGAGCGAACTCTCCGACACCGCCTGGGCGCTGGACTTCTCCTTCTCCCTCACCAACCGCGGCGCCACGGACCTCTCCATCGGCAGCCCCGCCACCAACGGCCGCCCAGGCGCCGGATACGGCGGCTTCTTCTGGCGCGCCCCCAAGGAGAGCGCGGCGCCCGCCGTGTTCAGCGGAACGCTCGACGGCGAGCAGGCCGTGCACGGCAAGGCCGCCGACTGGCTGGCGCTCGTCGGGGACGGCTGGACGCTCGTCTTCGCCGGCGCGACCGACGAGACCCGGCGCGACCCGTGGTTCGTCCGGACCACCGAATACCCGGGGGTCGGCTCCTCACTCGCCGCGGACCGCCGGCTCCCCGTCCCGGCGGGGGCCACCGTCGTGCGCCGCGTCGTCACCGTCGTCGCCGACGGACGCCTCGACCGGGACGCCGCGGCCGCCCACGTCCGCAAGGCGGTCGCCGCATGA
- a CDS encoding glycoside hydrolase 43 family protein encodes MTMPWRADLGDGTYRNPVLNADWSDPDVVRVGDDHYLTASSFGRAPGLPLLHSRDLVNWTLVGHALDRPGPDADFAVPRHDCGVWAPSLRHHAGRFWIFWGDPDHGIHQINAEDIRGPWSTPHLVKAGKGLIDACPLWDEETGEAYLVHAWAKSRSGIKNRLTGHRMSPDGRELLDEGTTLVDADTIPGWFTLEGPKVYRHDGYFWIFAPAGGVETGWQGAFRSRAFAGPYEERVVLAQGSTEVNGPHQGGWVRTAAGEDWFLHFQARGAYGRVVHLQPMRWDEEGWPVIGDEGEPVLTHRRPEAPEQPARAPASSDDFPGGRYGRQWQWTANPRPGWTVGHGGDGLRLSCVRTAYAHDLRALPNVLVQRLPAEEFTVEVGITLDSREPGAKAGLAVLGDAFSWIGLENGTDGTARLVHRYAESVAEHERDAEHPRPAPGAAVRVRIDVTRGARCRFSADTGDGAGFRASGQVFAATPWRWVGALLGLFATAPTGDTPSGTAGFTAFRTTGRPRTT; translated from the coding sequence ATGACGATGCCCTGGAGGGCCGACCTCGGGGACGGCACCTACCGCAACCCGGTCCTGAACGCCGACTGGTCCGACCCGGACGTCGTGCGCGTCGGCGACGACCACTACCTCACGGCGTCCAGCTTCGGCCGCGCCCCCGGACTGCCCCTGCTCCACTCCCGCGACCTCGTCAACTGGACGCTCGTCGGCCACGCCCTCGACCGTCCCGGACCGGACGCCGACTTCGCCGTGCCCCGCCACGACTGCGGGGTCTGGGCGCCCTCGCTGCGCCACCACGCCGGACGCTTCTGGATCTTCTGGGGGGACCCCGACCACGGCATCCACCAGATCAACGCCGAGGACATCCGCGGCCCCTGGAGCACCCCGCACCTCGTCAAGGCGGGCAAGGGCCTGATCGACGCGTGCCCGCTGTGGGACGAGGAGACCGGCGAGGCCTACCTGGTGCACGCCTGGGCGAAGTCCCGCTCCGGCATCAAGAACCGGCTCACCGGCCACCGGATGAGCCCCGACGGCCGTGAGCTCCTCGACGAGGGCACGACCCTCGTCGACGCCGACACGATCCCGGGCTGGTTCACCCTGGAAGGCCCCAAGGTCTACCGGCACGACGGCTACTTCTGGATCTTCGCCCCCGCCGGGGGAGTGGAGACCGGCTGGCAGGGCGCGTTCCGCTCCCGCGCCTTCGCCGGTCCGTACGAGGAGCGGGTCGTCCTCGCGCAGGGCAGCACCGAGGTCAACGGCCCGCACCAGGGCGGCTGGGTCCGGACCGCCGCCGGTGAGGACTGGTTCCTGCACTTCCAGGCCCGCGGAGCGTACGGCCGCGTGGTCCACCTCCAGCCGATGCGCTGGGACGAAGAGGGATGGCCGGTCATCGGCGACGAGGGCGAACCCGTCCTCACGCACCGCCGCCCCGAGGCCCCGGAGCAGCCGGCCAGGGCACCGGCCTCCAGCGACGACTTCCCCGGCGGGCGGTACGGCCGGCAGTGGCAGTGGACGGCCAACCCGCGGCCCGGCTGGACCGTCGGGCACGGCGGCGACGGCCTGCGCCTCAGCTGCGTACGGACCGCGTACGCGCACGACCTGCGCGCCCTGCCCAACGTCCTGGTGCAGCGTCTGCCCGCCGAGGAGTTCACCGTCGAGGTCGGCATCACCCTGGACTCCCGCGAACCGGGGGCCAAGGCCGGGCTCGCCGTGCTCGGGGACGCCTTCTCGTGGATCGGCCTGGAGAACGGGACCGACGGGACGGCCCGGCTCGTCCACCGGTACGCCGAATCCGTCGCCGAGCACGAGCGGGACGCCGAACACCCCCGCCCCGCGCCCGGCGCCGCCGTCCGCGTCCGTATCGACGTCACCCGGGGAGCCCGCTGCCGCTTCTCCGCCGACACCGGCGACGGGGCCGGCTTCCGGGCGTCGGGCCAGGTCTTCGCCGCCACCCCCTGGCGCTGGGTCGGCGCGCTGCTGGGCCTCTTCGCCACCGCACCCACCGGTGACACGCCGTCCGGAACAGCAGGCTTCACCGCATTCCGCACCACCGGAAGACCTCGCACCACCTGA
- a CDS encoding Gfo/Idh/MocA family protein, with protein MSATTPVPLVLAGARGHGRWHLANIRRLQHQGLVRLAGVCELNPLTDEELDMFAGEMPEQSADFGALLDSTGARAAVICTPIPTHTTLALTAAARGVHLLLEKPPAATWDDYARMADGVREAGIACQIGFQSFGSHAVPAIKDLVRSGAIGTVRGIGAAGAWVRDDAYFRRAPWAGRRRMGGTDVVDGVLTNPLAHAVATALELSGRGTAEDVASIETELFRAHDIESDDTSCVRVTTTDGLPVTVAVTLCAEEAGEPYVIVHGDRGRITFWYKQDRVLVQRAGHGPEEAVHGRTDLLENLVDHLEHGTALIVPPEQTGAFMRVLEAVRTAPEPTALPATVWHTRPADKGDGVRRIVRGIDGTVAAAADTLTLFSELGASWARPSEVSTP; from the coding sequence ATGAGTGCGACCACCCCCGTACCCCTCGTCCTGGCCGGCGCCCGCGGCCACGGCCGCTGGCACCTCGCCAACATCCGCCGGCTCCAGCACCAGGGCCTCGTCAGGCTGGCGGGGGTCTGCGAGCTGAACCCGCTGACCGACGAAGAACTCGACATGTTCGCCGGGGAGATGCCCGAGCAGTCCGCCGACTTCGGTGCCCTCCTGGACTCCACCGGCGCGCGGGCCGCGGTCATCTGCACGCCCATCCCGACGCACACCACCCTGGCCCTGACCGCGGCGGCCCGGGGCGTCCACCTCCTCCTGGAGAAGCCGCCCGCCGCGACCTGGGACGACTACGCCCGCATGGCCGACGGGGTACGGGAGGCGGGCATCGCCTGCCAGATCGGCTTCCAGTCCTTCGGCTCGCACGCCGTGCCCGCCATCAAGGACCTCGTACGCTCCGGGGCGATCGGCACCGTCCGGGGCATCGGCGCCGCCGGTGCCTGGGTCCGCGACGACGCCTACTTCCGGCGGGCCCCCTGGGCGGGGCGCCGCAGGATGGGCGGGACCGACGTGGTCGACGGGGTGCTCACCAACCCGCTGGCGCACGCCGTCGCCACCGCACTCGAACTCTCCGGCCGGGGAACGGCCGAGGACGTGGCGTCCATCGAGACCGAGCTGTTCCGGGCCCACGACATCGAGTCCGACGACACCAGCTGCGTCCGGGTCACCACCACCGACGGGCTTCCGGTGACCGTCGCGGTCACCCTCTGCGCGGAGGAGGCCGGCGAGCCGTACGTCATCGTCCACGGCGACCGCGGCCGCATCACCTTCTGGTACAAGCAGGACCGGGTCCTCGTCCAGCGCGCCGGGCACGGCCCCGAGGAGGCCGTGCACGGACGGACCGACCTCCTGGAGAACCTCGTCGACCACCTGGAACACGGCACGGCGCTCATCGTGCCGCCGGAGCAGACCGGCGCGTTCATGCGGGTCCTCGAGGCCGTACGCACCGCCCCCGAGCCCACCGCGCTGCCCGCCACGGTCTGGCACACCCGGCCCGCCGACAAGGGCGACGGAGTGCGGCGCATCGTGCGCGGCATCGACGGCACCGTCGCCGCCGCGGCCGACACCCTCACCCTCTTCTCCGAACTAGGCGCCTCCTGGGCGCGACCCAGCGAGGTGAGCACACCATGA